GGGCTCTGTTCAACAGGCACACAagcgcgcagaagagaggagacagcggaatTTAGAGCATCGACCAGGAAGACCACACGGCAGAGAGGGGCCCTAGGCAGACTTAAATGCGGCGTCTGGACATgcaagacgcgagaagagagaactgcAGCGTGCGGAGGAGGACATCAGAAAACGCGGTTAGGCTGCGTCTTCAGAGCAGAGTTTTGTTGGGAAATGGAGTCTCAAAAAAGACCGCCTGCGCGAGGGTGCGTGGCGATTGGGCGGGAGGGCAGGCACGGCGGATGGAACGACGAGAAAAGCAAACGAGTGGAGAGACATCGGAGGTGAATTCCACTCAAACGCGCCGAGAAGGTGGCCTGCAGACTGATGAGAGAGTCAAACGCACACGCCTAGCTGAGATCGAAGTTGTCACGAACGCTGTCGCGGctgaagaaacgaaagagaagggctGATCTGGTGTGTGTTGAAAACCTCTGCACGTTCGTCCGTTCGCGAAAGAGTGTTTCGAGTGCGTTTCTTTGAAGAAAGTGGTTGTTTTTACCCGCTCGCGTGTGCCGGGAACGAACTGAGTCGCGATATTTTGACtgggggagagacagaagaacgtGGACGGCGGCCGCGGTTGCTGAACGAGTCACTCGAGGCGCTTCGGCCAGTCTCTCGGGGACCACGCAactcgttttttctggaaaAATTCGCGTGTGGTGGATCTCGTCGCAGcaccgtttcctttttctcctgctttCGCGCACATGCACGCGCGTGTTTTATCTCAGCGTTGCGAGCGCTTTTCGCAACCCAATGTATGTgtggtctctctcgcctgtcccACCGTTTAGAGAGAGGACGTGCGAAAACGCATCTCCTGGCGGTCCGCCTGCTACTCTCAACGTCTGGGCTTCGTTCCGCGCTCCTGTTCCCGCTGACTTAAGCTAGCAACTCACCGGAAAGAGATCCTCTGATGTTCAGAACCATTTCGAAGAATGTGTGCGCGGCATGGAGTGGAGAAAAGCTGCGCACCGGTCGTCAAGACTGCAAAGCCGCCCGAGGTCGTGCATTTTTTCCACCCGCGCGTCGAGCCTCCCCTGAAGGAAAAGCATCAGACCTGGGTGATGGATGACCCACCGAACAAGCGTGCGCGTCCGTCGCACAGGATTCGGCGCGGGTATTTTTGCACCCCATTGGCTGGAGAAAGAGGTGACATTGGGTGGTGTAGAAAGGCCGCGTGTGCACGCCGTCCCTCCTTTTCTGGGTAATTCCAGTTCTTGCATTCAAATCTTCCACGCACCATTTCGCTGTTTTGTGAAAATCCGAGCTTTTGCTCGCGGGTGTATAGGCGGCCACGTCTTCCGGTCGAATATTGGAGCAACTTCGTTGCCTCGGCTTTCCAAAAAGAATCGAGACGCTTGCGTGGCATTGCGCAGGTCGCAAAAAGAttttctgtgcgtttctccaTCCTCCAAAAGACAACATGCCGATCGAGCACATCACTACCGAGGCGCGTAAGTCTACAGAGTCTACACACGCGAAGGGTCTGTCCCATATGCAGGCTTTTCCCGGGTCCAGGACGAGACTGGATGCTGCCGCTCTCGTGTGATTCACTTGTTTTGCCACAAACTCAAGCGATATCCGTGCTGTCGACGAAAAAAACACTTTGCATTGCGAAGGAAGTCCAACTCGGtacgacgaggacggcgacagTTCCCTCTCGACCGCTGCTGCGTCTGGGCATCCCGATCAAACTTTTTTCCGTCGTGGGGGGCTTCGCTGTAGCACTGCTTCTCTATACAGCTTCATCTTTGCGGTCCTGTAAAAAGTTTGATGTTTCGGGCGGTAACTCGACCAAGCCTGTGGTCCGGAATCTGAATTTGTTCCAGTTTGGTGTACCTACATGCGGTCCTTGGTGTGCCGTTCCTTGTAACGCTGGCTGTCGTTCGtgtttctgctgtctgttCAGAATACAAGAGCCTCGTCGAAGACAACGAGATTGTTCTTGTTGACTTTTACGCGGTATGGTGCGGTAAGTATACTCGCGGGATTCTGTGGACCGGACCACCCACGCGTACCTGATTACGGGTATACAATTGCCTCACAGTGGTTTGTGAAAGTGCCGGTTTCCGCGCGTCATTCTGTTCCCTTCTGGTAGAGCTTGGTGGGCGTGCGTCGTATGATCAGTTAGCGCGTATAGATTAAACGAGTAACGCTATTTGGTTCTCAAAACCGGAGGAGGTTAGCCGCGCAGGCCCAGTTCGGCAGCGGTGCCTCGACGTTTTCGCTGGAATTTATTCGTACGCATGTGCAGACAGTTGCGCGTTTCTGTATAGGCAACTACTGCTGCGACTTTTTTGTGTTGCTTAGGCGCGTGCCTGGTGAAAGGGGAGGTGACTGAGCGTTTTTTTTAGTGCCAGTGCTTTTTGCGCTGGTGCCTGTTAGAGCGACCCTCGTTCCGCTGGGTCCGCGGAATGCCTAGGTACTCCTGTTCCGCCGTTTTGTGGGATGTACAGGCCCTTGCCGCCAGATCGCCCCCGTGGTGGAAAGCATGAGCGCCAAGCCGGAGTACGCGAAAGTGAAATTCGCGAAAGTTGACGTCGACGAGTTGGCAGAGATTGCTGAGAGGGAAGATGTCAACGCTATGCCCACCTTCAAGCTGTACAAGCAAGGCAAAGCAGTCGACACTGTACTCGGTGCGAATGTCGAGCGCATTGAAGAGATGTTGAAGCAGCACCTCTAACCAGAGGGTATGGGCACGTCCGGTTACTTTTTGCAGGCGGAGTCAGGGAACCGGGTCTccaaggaagaagcggaagaactTTCGGAAATCAGTAGATGGGGAGGGACGGAGATGGAATTGACGGAGAGGCAACCTGAACAAGACTTTCAAGGGTTCAAAATTAGCTACCGCAGAATGTAGCGCACGGGAAAGAGAGTGTGCCTGTTGAGTTGATGTCTCAGGGCAGCGATAGAGAGTCGCAGAAGACAAAAGCATTGCGGGCCAGCTTCGTGCTTTCAGACTTGTGGGCCAGGTCGATGTCGGAATCTATGGAGTGTCTCGTCGTTTGTTGCAGTGCACGCTGCGCGTGAAATACTGGAGACCCGGTGGGCAGGGGGCAGAGGCGAGTTCCACTGCTCATCCCTCGATTtcgggagaaacagagcgatTGTGCTACCGTTTGACGAGGTCCTCCACACCTGTCAAGCGTGTGTAGACGTCCTGTAGTGTCAGCAAGCTCTTTAAGGGAGTATCCGGTCTCTATCGTCCGATGCGACGGAGTTGGCGGGCGCTTGGTCAC
This region of Neospora caninum Liverpool complete genome, chromosome Ia genomic DNA includes:
- a CDS encoding thioredoxin h, related, with translation MPIEHITTEAQYKSLVEDNEIVLVDFYAVWCGPCRQIAPVVESMSAKPEYAKVKFAKVDVDELAEIAEREDVNAMPTFKLYKQGKAVDTVLGANVERIEEMLKQHL